One window of the Sebastes umbrosus isolate fSebUmb1 chromosome 1, fSebUmb1.pri, whole genome shotgun sequence genome contains the following:
- the bap1 gene encoding ubiquitin carboxyl-terminal hydrolase BAP1 codes for MNKGWLELESDPGLFTLLVEDFGIKGVQVEEIYDLQSKCQSPVYGFIFLFKWIEERRSRRKVNTLVDETSVIDEEIVNDMFFAHQLIPNSCATHALLSVLLNCSGVELGTTLSRMKAFTKGFSPESKGYAIGNAPELARAHNSHARPEPRHLPEKQNGISAVRTMEAFHFVSYVPIKDRLFELDGLKAYPIDHGPWGEEEEWTDKARRVIMERIGLATAGEPYHDIRFNLMAVVPDRRMKYESKLEILKRNRQTVLEGLQKMIRLTQPELVHDKKQQESSSPDDGTTAIKKEADVEPVTSQGADRDSVDESGVQSKDAPSPARNTKVMGKPAAPTGGGGPQQVSSPNPIVQRLPAFLDNHNYAKSPMQEEEDLAAGVARSRVAAPPQTTYSDDEDDYEDDEEEVTGSASASSRFRRKASLRSRPGRVGTGMESQIALTVLAEKLKKEAQRKDALNTPLSVRTEGRTGGICITSASQPSPTPSNESTDTASEIGSAFNSPLRSPARSQAATRPSSPVASHLSRVLFGEDEMLRLDSRHNRAVRELGPSVSAAMLHLQEDGVIYALPPSDVAADGTKRPCTPEKIKDKEKADVSAGGKEGANEGDEGPSAEVKEEEGKNRAEVKPSKEKLNAMETAADSKPPGDKYSPKELLALLKCVEADIANYEVYLKEEVEKRKKYKIDDQRRTHNYDEFICTFISMLAQEGMLASLVEQNISVRRRQGVSIGRLHKQRKPDRRKRSRPYKAKRQ; via the exons ATGAACAAAGGCTGGCTGGAGCTGGAGAGTGATCCag gaCTCTTCACTTTGCTGGTTGAAGATTTTG gTATCAAAGGTGTCCAAGTAGAGGAAATCTATGATCTTCAAAGCAAGTGTCAAAG tccTGTCTATGGCTTCATCTTCCTGTTCAAGTGGATCGAGGAACGTCGATCCAGGAGGAAAGTCAACACTTTGGTGGATGAGACTTCCGTCATTGACGAGGAAATTGTAAATGATATGTTCTTTGCTCATCAG CTGATACCAAATTCATGTGCCACCCACGCTTTGTTGAGTGTGCTCCTGAACTGCAGCGGCGTTGAGCTCGGCACCACCCTTAGTCGTATGAAGGCTTTCACAAAAGGCTTTAGTCCAGAG AGTAAAGGTTACGCAATAGGAAATGCCCCAGAGCTTGCTAGAGCACATAACAGCCACGCCAG ACCGGAGCCCAGGCACCTACCGGAGAAACAGAATGGGATCAGCGCAGTGCGGACCATGGAGGCCTTCCACTTTGTGAGCTATGTGCCCATCAAAGACCGCCTCTTTGAGCTCGATGGACTCAAGGCTTACCCCATTGACCACG GTCCctggggagaagaggaggaatggACCGATAAAGCTCGGCGGGTTATCATGGAGAGGATTGGATTGGCCACTGCTGG TGAGCCGTACCATGACATTCGCTTCAACCTGATGGCGGTGGTGCCTGACCGCAGGATGAAGTATGAGTCCAAACTGGAAATTCTTAAGAGGAATCGACAAACTGTTCTGGAGGGTCTACAGAAG ATGATCCGGCTCACTCAGCCCGAGCTCGTCCATGACAAGAAGCAGCAGGAATCTTCCTCCCCTGATGATGGCACCACTGCGATCAAGAAAGAGGCAGACGTGGAGCCAGTTACATCGCAGGGGGCTGATCGAG ATTCAGTGGATGAGTCAGGAGTTCAGTCTAAGGATGCCCCCAGCCCCGCAAGAAACACTAAGGTCATGGGCAAACCAGCAGCCcccacaggaggaggaggtcccCAGCAAGTCTCCAGTCCCAACCCCATCGTTCAACGCCTGCCTGCCTTCCTGGACAACCACAACTACGCCAAGTCTCCAATGCAG GAAGAAGAGGATCTTGCTGCTGGAGTTGCTCGTTCTCGAGTGGCAGCGCCTCCCCAAACCACATActctgatgatgaagatgactATGAGGATGACGAGGAGGAAGTAACTGGTTCCGCGAGCGCATCCAGCAG GTTTAGACGGAAGGCAAGTCTGCGATCTCGACCGGGACGAGTAGGGACCGGGATGGAGAGCCAGATTGCCCTAACTGTATTGGCTGAGaaactgaagaaggaggcccaAAGGAAGGATGCCCTAAATACACCCCTCTCTGTACGAACAGAAGGGCGCACAGGAGGTATCTGCATCACATCTGCCTCGCAGCCATCCCCCACACCCAGCAACGAAAGCACCGACACGGCCTCCGAGATTGGCAGCGCCTTCAACTCCCCGCTGCGCTCGCCCGCGCGCTCCCAGGCCGCCACGCGCCCGTCCAGTCCAGTTGCATCCCATCTGTCTCGTGTGCTGTTTGGAGAAGATGAGATGCTGAGGCTGGACTCCAGACATAACCGCGCTGTCAGAGAGCTGGGTCCCTCTGTCAGCGCAGCCATGTTACACCTGCAGGAGGACGGAGTCATCTACGCTCTGCCTCCATCTG ATGTGGCTGCTGATGGTACAAAGCGGCCGTGCACTCCTGAGaagataaaagataaagagAAAGCGGACGTTTCAGCAGGAGGGAAAGAGGGCGCGAACGAGGGAGACGAGGGTCCGTCTGCGGAGGTGAAGGAAGAAGAGGGCAAAAATAGAGCAGAGGTGAAGCCCAGCAAGGAAAAGCTCAACGCTATGGAAACCGCTGCAGACAGCAAGCCCCCCGGGGATAAGTACTCTCCCAAA GAGCTGCTTGCACTTCTCAAGTGCGTGGAGGCCGACATTGCCAATTATGAGGTGTATCTAAAGGAGGAAgtagaaaagagaaagaaatacaaa ATTGATGATCAGAGGAGGACCCATAACTACGATGAGTTCATCTGCACCTTTATATCAATGCTGGCCCAAGAAG GCATGCTGGCCAGCCTTGTGGAGCAAAACATTTCCGTGCGTCGTCGGCAGGGAGTGAGTATCGGACGCTTGCACAAACAGAGGAAGCCTGATCGCAGGAAACGCTCCCGACCGTACAAAGCCAAGCGCCAGTAA